Within the Desulforegula conservatrix Mb1Pa genome, the region ACTCTTGCAGATCCTATTACTCTGAGAAGTTTGGATCCTGCAATCATAAGCTGAATCCCAAATAAATGTTCAATTCGCGACCTGACTTTTGATCTTGTTTTTTTGCCTTTTTTTCCCATTTTGTGAGTTTTTTGTTCTTTCAGCCTTTACGCTGAATTTGTGATCTCAGACTTTTTTTGCTGAGTATTTCAAGGCTCGCTCCCGATCTGTAAGCCGAATCCGCATAGACATCTCGCCTGCTGTTATCTTCATCAATCAGCTCTTCAAATACCTGGCTATCATGAACGCTTGCAACTGTTACATTCCAGGTACGAATCAGCTTGTGCTGTACATCTACGCTCACATGATTTTTGTAGCCAAAATAGCTGACTCCGTTCTTCTTTACCCATCTGGCGTCTGTATCTTTTTGCCGGGCCTTAGCCTTGCTCCAGTTTTCAGGCTTTTCATCGTTCTTGATTCTTTTGTTCTCTTCTCGGCTATTGCGCTGTTTTGGAACAGGTACTATACTTGCGTCAATTATCTGGCCTTTTCTGGCGGTAAATCCTTTTTTATTCAGATAATTGTCAAATCTTGAAAACAGTTCCTCTATTA harbors:
- a CDS encoding IS5 family transposase, with product YQILDRLSFMRFLSIDAGDKVPDSKTIWLFREKLKDAGIIEELFSRFDNYLNKKGFTARKGQIIDASIVPVPKQRNSREENKRIKNDEKPENWSKAKARQKDTDARWVKKNGVSYFGYKNHVSVDVQHKLIRTWNVTVASVHDSQVFEELIDEDNSRRDVYADSAYRSGASLEILSKKSLRSQIQRKG